In Rattus norvegicus strain BN/NHsdMcwi chromosome 1, GRCr8, whole genome shotgun sequence, a genomic segment contains:
- the Or5b124 gene encoding olfactory receptor Olr371, whose protein sequence is MQNISEVTEFILVGLTDAPELQIPLCIIFTFIYLTTLIGNLGMIGLILLDSRLHTPMYFFLSNLSLVDCVYASAVTPKVIEGFLTENKIISYNTCATQMFFLIAFAIAEGFLLASMAFDRHAAVCKPLHYSTTMTTTICTLLIAGSYIIGFLQSSIHVAFTFHLSFCHSNRVNHFFCDIPPLLDLSCSSIYTNEIVLFILAALNVALTVLVILNSYILIFVAIMRMRSADGQKKAISTCASHLTTVSIFYGTIIFMYLQPSSTHSMDTDKVASVFYTMIIPMLNPIVYSLRNTEVKNAFRKFTGKVLFSLGLV, encoded by the coding sequence ATGCAGAATATTTCAGAAGTCACTGAATTTATCCTTGTGGGATTAACAGATGCCCCAGAGCTACAGATTCCTTTATGTATCATCTTCACTTTTATTTATCTGACCACATTGATTGGTAATCTTGGGATGATTGGGTTGATTCTCCTGGATTCTCGTCTCCACACTCCCATGTACTTTTTTCTCAGTAATCTCTCATTGGTGGACTGTGTTTATGCCTCAGCGGTCACTCCCAAAGTAATAGAAggctttcttacagaaaacaaGATCATATCCTACAATACATGTGCTACCCAGATGTTCTTTTTAATAGCATTTGCAATTGCTGAAGGTTTTCTCTTGGCATCTATGGCCTTTGATCGTCATGCAGCAGTATGCAAACCCTTGCATTACTCTACCACCATGACAACAACAATATGTACCCTGCTTATTGCAGGTTCTTACATAATTGGATTTTTACAATCTTCCATCCATGTTGCCTTCACATTCCACCTATCCTTTTGCCATTCCAACAGAGTGAATCATTTTTTTTGTGACATTCCCCCACTACTGGATCTTTCTTGTTCTAGTATCTACACAAATGAAATTGTACTGTTCATTTTGGCAGCCCTTAATGTTGCCTTAACTGTATTGGTTATCTTGAATTCTTACATACTTATTTTTGTTGCAATCATGAGAATGCGTTCTGCTGATGGACAAAAGAAGGCCATTTCCACATGTGCTTCACACCTGACCACTGTTTCCATATTCTATGGCACGATCATCTTCATGTACTTACAGCCCAGCTCCACACACTCCATGGACACTGACAAGGTAGCATCTGTATTCTATACCATGATCATTCCCATGTTGAACCCTATAGTCTATAGCCTGAGGAACACAGAGGTCAAGAATGCATTCAGAAAGTTTACTGGAAAAGTTTTGTTTTCACTGGGATTAGTCTAA